CATAGCTCGGCTTCGCGTGATGCAGATAGCGCAAGGTTTCGAGCACGTTGAGACGCAGGCCCGCCAACAACGTCTTCACGACATCCTGCGGCAGCGACCCCACGGATCCCGGCACGCACTGGGCAGCCCAGTAATCACGCAACTCCTTGATGCCAAGCCTTGTCGCCACCTCAACCATCGCGTCCCTCGTGATCTTGAAAATCTTTCTCGCCCACACCTCAGCGATACCGCGTTGGCCGCAAGGCGCTTCATGGTGAAAAGGCCGCCCTGGACATTCACCAGCCACAAGGACCAGCCGAGCCGACCAGGCACTCCGAATTGCCTCCCGCAACATCAATGTTCTAGAGGGCAATGACTGCTTCCCATGCCTCCGAGGAAACCACCCCATGGCCACGCAGTCTCGGGGCATGCGACTCAAACGCGCCGAGCTATCCGATCAATACATTCGCCAATCCCACCACCAAAACCACGGGCGCAGGCGCCTGTGGTCCGCCATAGGGAATGTCGTGGCAGGTTTCGCAGTAGTCGTCTGCACGAGCCGCGCCGCGTCCGTTGATGCGCACCGTGGCGCTTCCCGCGACCACCCGGCCCTGGTTCGTGGGAGGCACCTGGAAAGCGCCAGGATGGGGCACATGCGGGGGCGTGTTCTGGGCCATCGATCCCACCATGGCTGCCGGGCGGCCGTTGATGCGCACGTTGATGCTCACGCCAGTCGTGATCTTTCCATGGAACGGAAAAGGCTGGGGCGTGGGTACAGGGCCACCCGGGGACGGGACCAAAACAATATGGATGTCACCGGCGTTGACGATGGAGTCACCCATTTTTGCGGCTGGCTTTCCCATATTCGCCCCTTAGTTGAGGTCAATGACGGCGGCGCTGAGTTTCATGCTGGCCCCACCGATCGCTTGCAGCCCGTTTGCGCCCAATTCCAGCCTGACGGTACCGGAGCTGTTCTGAAGCATCAGCTTGTTCGCTCTCAAGGTCATCGTGTTGGCCGCGGTGATGGTGACGTCGCCCTTGCTCTCAACCGCGATGTGGTTTTTTGCGGAGTCGATCTGCACCTTGTTCTGATGTTCATCGATCAAGGTGAGCTGACCTTCCTTGCTATCGTCGAAGATCAGTTGCTTGCCCTGACGGGTCTTGATCACGCGAACCTCCTGGTGCCGCGCGGCATCTTCTATCGGCGGCTTGATACCGCCGTTCCACAGGAAGCCCAGCACGAAAGCCTGCCTTGCATCGCCGGCGGCAAAACCGACCAACACCGAATCGCCCTCTTTCGGCAGGAAGAACGCCCCGCCATCCGGACCACCATAGAAACTCATCACTGGCAGCCAGCCGGACTCCATCGGACCGTCGCCGCCCTGGAGCAGAACGATCACTCTGCCAAGCCCTTCAGGGTCATCGACCCGACTGACCTGAGCCACCATCACGCCACCAAGTGCTTGCCCTGGCATGGATTTGGCCATATCGACGTCTGAAACCATATTCAACTCACCCCTGTAAATATCTTCGGATCGCAAGGAACGCCATGATTTTGTCCGGTATGCGGCCTGGTGCCTTGCTTGGGGACCACTCTCTCGACGAAATCGGACACGTTCATCGCGTCACAGTCCCTGTCCTTCACTGCCGCCGCGAGCTCTGGAATTGAAGCACTGCAACCGCCCCTAAGTTTGAGCGGACTTTGGCATTACTGCCGCCGATGATTTCTACGACAGCCGGTCAATAGCTTCGTTCACTGAAACCGTTCCGTCCATGACAGCCTCCGAGCTTGGGCTTCGTGTTTGGAAGAATGAAGCGGACAGCCCCAATTGGCACTTCCTCGACTGCTCGTGATAGCTCCTTCAGGAGATGGCATTCATGACCGAAGACACCACGCGCCACCCAGAAGCGTCGTGCGCCACCACGGCCGTGTACCAGCCTGCGCAGAGGGGCCCGCAGTAGTAGCTGTAAGTCACGTCATAGTTACCATCCGGTCGACGAATCGGAAGGCCCACAGCAAAGCGTATGGCCATGGAGCCGTTCGACGCGCCCTGTGTCCAAGTGCTCCCTGGAAAGGCTTCGATATCGTCCTTTCGAAGTTTGGCAAGATTCTCCGG
The window above is part of the Dyella jiangningensis genome. Proteins encoded here:
- a CDS encoding PAAR domain-containing protein; translation: MGKPAAKMGDSIVNAGDIHIVLVPSPGGPVPTPQPFPFHGKITTGVSINVRINGRPAAMVGSMAQNTPPHVPHPGAFQVPPTNQGRVVAGSATVRINGRGAARADDYCETCHDIPYGGPQAPAPVVLVVGLANVLIG
- a CDS encoding phage baseplate assembly protein V yields the protein MVSDVDMAKSMPGQALGGVMVAQVSRVDDPEGLGRVIVLLQGGDGPMESGWLPVMSFYGGPDGGAFFLPKEGDSVLVGFAAGDARQAFVLGFLWNGGIKPPIEDAARHQEVRVIKTRQGKQLIFDDSKEGQLTLIDEHQNKVQIDSAKNHIAVESKGDVTITAANTMTLRANKLMLQNSSGTVRLELGANGLQAIGGASMKLSAAVIDLN